From a region of the Alnus glutinosa chromosome 1, dhAlnGlut1.1, whole genome shotgun sequence genome:
- the LOC133862368 gene encoding uncharacterized protein LOC133862368, whose protein sequence is MALDKRWMEIKDKSHPEYKKGVDTFLKFAFGASGVVDRIRCPCNKCRNVTFKGRGEVKADLVKNGIYKNYTEWHLHGEEVEDLLKSNSMKNNDSPNDGNSVGRDDLLGSNLIKQELSGLGPNDGSGPQEQKVEAANFRKLLERAEQKVYPGHEKSNLSCIVGLVNFKCSNNLSDEFFDLLLKFLKSVLPEGNSLPDNCNEAEKIVEDLLRFGASASTQPPTREGDGDA, encoded by the exons ATGGCTTTGGATAAGCGTTGGATGGAGATCAAGGACAAAAGCCACCCTGAGTACAAAAAGGGAGTTGATACGTTCCTTAAATTTGCATTTGGTGCTAGTGGAGTAGTGGATAGAATTCGGTGTCCTTGCAATAAATGTAGAAATGTCACCTTCAAGGGTCGAGGCGAAGTGAAAGCTGATCTGGTAAAAAATGGAATTTACAAGAATTACACCGAGTGGCACCTTCATGGGGAAGAGGTGGAAGACTTATTGAAATCAAACAGTATGAAGAACAATGACTCGCCAAATGATGGAAACAGTGTCGGTCGTGACGATTTACTCGGAAGCAATTTAATCAAACAGGAATTAAGTGGCCTTGGTCCTAATGATGGAAGTGGCCCTCAGGAACAGAAGGTGGAAGCGGCAAATTTTCGTAAGTTGTTAGAACGTGCTGAACAAAAAGTTTATCCAGGTCACGAGAAGTCCAACTTGTCTTGCATTGTAGGGCTAGTTAACTTCAAGTGCTCCAATAATTTGAGCGACGAATTTTTCGACTTGTTGCTTAAATTTTTGAAGAGTGTACTCCCAGAAGGTAATTCACTCCCAGACAACTGCAATGAGGCTGAGAAGATTGTTGAGGATTTGTTACGGTTTGGGGCATCCGCTTCTACTCAGCCACCTACTAGA GAAGGGGATGGGGATGCTTGA